One window from the genome of Corallococcus exiguus encodes:
- a CDS encoding HDIG domain-containing metalloprotein, whose amino-acid sequence MADPESPTPGPSPLDALAVRLGLGRRGEWGRRIVQALLLLVVSVGAGFVISPGLYSQQIPALTTENLGKPFRANSPAGFKAARDYDIVHQSMTEQRRREARSAVRPVYDLNPAVVGNLRASVRAGFASAREHLEEEKDARAEETPPEEGQTKRRRATSLTPEALERQRRDREEMQARFQEQLFGQRDAGLESEDFQALVANGFSEESETATLVLLDRAYRADGSQVYVAGSREELVREAPQGLTVRDVQHKNEETLPAGAAQVVDMREAHQEMDRFASVPGNVMPEAPAVQRRAVLRIAKRLVRPSLTINIAETDLRRRLAGDAVKDAVIAIKKGQRVIGDGELVNETHLVMLRGMRAQTDRLDLLQLQVGGTGLVALLVVAFYGFCRAAFRRFRPTRKDGMLLGLLLVGLLGLLQVWVSIADAVQDRYTALPIEAFYYAFPVAAGAMLVRFILAQELALFFAMVFACLAGVMLGNSLAFGIYTLVGSLVAADRIVKAKDRVGIFRAGLVTGIANLIAVIFLFLVEGKGLAGDTLITAVCAFFGTALAVPVMVMALTPLIEATFGYASDIKLLELANLNHPALKELIVQAPGTYHHSIIIGTLVENAAETIGANPLLARSCAYYHDIGKGRNPLYFGENQKGENRHDGLAPAMSAVIIKRHVTEGLEMARQYRLPKLVADAIPQHHGTRTVGFFFHKAMKEQEGKEGAPPIDESIYRYPGPKPQFREAALVMIADAVEASTRSMPDPTSAKLQAQVQKIINIIFSEGQLDECDLTLKDLNLIAQSFLHTLEGIYHTRPVYPAGAMGGGKGGGAPLMMAPAPAKTEAKDTKVRTAGMS is encoded by the coding sequence ATGGCCGATCCTGAATCACCAACCCCCGGGCCCAGTCCGCTGGACGCGCTCGCGGTGCGCCTGGGGCTCGGGCGGCGTGGGGAGTGGGGTCGGCGCATCGTGCAGGCCTTGTTGCTGCTCGTCGTCTCGGTGGGGGCGGGCTTCGTCATCTCCCCGGGCCTCTACAGCCAGCAGATTCCGGCGCTCACCACGGAGAACCTGGGCAAGCCCTTCCGGGCCAACTCGCCCGCCGGCTTCAAGGCCGCGCGCGATTACGACATCGTCCACCAGTCGATGACGGAGCAGCGCCGCCGCGAGGCCCGGAGCGCCGTGCGCCCGGTGTACGACCTCAACCCTGCGGTGGTGGGCAACCTGCGCGCGTCCGTGCGGGCGGGCTTCGCCTCCGCGCGTGAGCACCTGGAAGAGGAGAAGGACGCCCGCGCCGAGGAGACCCCACCGGAGGAGGGCCAGACCAAACGCCGCCGCGCCACGTCGCTCACGCCGGAGGCCCTGGAGCGCCAGCGCCGCGACCGCGAGGAGATGCAGGCCCGGTTCCAGGAGCAGCTCTTTGGCCAGCGGGACGCGGGGCTGGAGTCCGAGGACTTCCAGGCGCTTGTCGCCAACGGCTTCTCGGAGGAGTCGGAGACCGCCACCCTGGTGCTGCTGGACCGGGCCTACCGCGCGGACGGCAGCCAGGTGTACGTGGCCGGCTCGCGGGAGGAACTGGTGCGTGAGGCACCCCAGGGCCTCACCGTGCGCGACGTGCAGCACAAGAACGAGGAGACGCTGCCCGCGGGCGCCGCCCAGGTGGTGGACATGCGGGAGGCGCACCAGGAGATGGACCGGTTCGCCTCCGTGCCCGGCAACGTGATGCCGGAGGCCCCGGCGGTGCAGCGCCGCGCGGTGCTGCGCATCGCCAAGCGGCTCGTGCGCCCCAGCCTGACCATCAACATCGCGGAGACGGACCTGCGCCGCCGGCTCGCGGGCGACGCGGTGAAGGATGCCGTCATCGCCATCAAGAAGGGCCAGCGCGTCATCGGCGACGGCGAGCTCGTCAACGAAACGCACCTCGTCATGCTGCGCGGGATGCGCGCGCAGACGGACCGCCTGGACCTGCTCCAGCTCCAGGTGGGCGGCACGGGCCTGGTGGCCCTGCTGGTGGTGGCCTTCTACGGCTTCTGCCGCGCGGCCTTCCGCCGCTTCCGCCCCACGCGCAAGGACGGCATGTTGCTGGGCCTGTTGCTGGTGGGCCTGTTGGGCCTGCTCCAGGTCTGGGTCTCCATCGCGGACGCGGTGCAGGACCGCTACACGGCGCTGCCCATCGAAGCGTTCTATTACGCCTTCCCTGTCGCGGCGGGCGCCATGCTGGTGCGCTTCATCCTCGCGCAGGAGCTGGCGCTGTTCTTCGCCATGGTGTTCGCGTGCCTCGCGGGCGTGATGCTGGGCAACTCGCTGGCGTTCGGCATCTACACGCTGGTGGGCTCGCTGGTGGCGGCGGATCGCATCGTCAAGGCGAAGGACCGCGTGGGCATCTTCCGCGCGGGCCTCGTCACAGGCATCGCCAACCTCATCGCGGTGATCTTCCTGTTCCTCGTGGAGGGCAAGGGCCTGGCCGGGGACACGCTGATCACCGCGGTGTGCGCGTTCTTCGGCACCGCGCTCGCCGTCCCGGTCATGGTGATGGCGCTGACGCCGCTCATCGAGGCCACGTTCGGCTACGCGTCGGACATCAAGCTCTTGGAGCTGGCGAACCTGAACCACCCGGCGCTCAAGGAACTCATCGTCCAGGCGCCCGGCACGTACCACCACTCCATCATCATCGGCACGCTGGTGGAGAACGCGGCGGAGACGATTGGCGCGAACCCGCTGCTGGCGCGCTCGTGCGCGTACTACCACGACATCGGAAAGGGCCGGAACCCGCTCTACTTCGGGGAGAACCAGAAGGGGGAGAACCGGCATGACGGGCTGGCGCCCGCGATGAGCGCGGTCATCATCAAGCGCCACGTGACGGAAGGCCTGGAGATGGCCCGGCAGTACCGCCTGCCCAAGCTGGTGGCGGACGCGATTCCGCAGCACCACGGCACGCGCACGGTGGGCTTCTTCTTCCACAAGGCCATGAAGGAGCAGGAGGGCAAGGAAGGCGCGCCCCCCATCGACGAGAGCATCTACCGCTACCCGGGCCCCAAGCCGCAGTTCCGCGAGGCGGCGCTGGTGATGATCGCCGACGCGGTGGAGGCCTCCACGCGCTCCATGCCGGACCCCACCAGCGCGAAGCTCCAGGCGCAGGTGCAGAAGATCATCAACATCATCTTCTCCGAGGGCCAGCTCGACGAGTGCGACCTGACGCTCAAGGACCTGAACCTCATCGCCCAGTCCTTCCTGCACACGCTGGAAGGCATCTACCACACGCGCCCCGTCTACCCGGCGGGCGCGATGGGTGGGGGCAAGGGCGGAGGCGCGCCGCTGATGATGGCGCCCGCCCCCGCCAAGACGGAAGCGAAGGACACGAAGGTGCGAACGGCGGGCATGTCATGA
- a CDS encoding PhoH family protein encodes MRNPATLEVPAARAETTPTSAKVDVRDNETTQVLCGNQNENLKLMERRLGVRVGQRGTELLLSGPADAVAFAVRLVENLEGMIRAGRPVYREDVEQAIKVLGRGTESLQEVMLGTVLKSSGNRQIAPKSIAQKRYVDAIRNHDIVFGVGPAGTGKTYLAMAMAVAFLQERKVKRIILARPAVEAGEKLGFLPGDLAEKVNPYLRPLYDALHDMMAVERAQSLVEQGVVEVAPLAFMRGRTLNDAFVILDEAQNTTVEQMKMFLTRLGYNSKAVITGDVTQVDLPTGKLSGLNHARSVLKNIDGIHFSEFSDVDVVRHPLVQEVIRAYERSEASQKAAPAAREAASASEGAAPAVERTES; translated from the coding sequence TTGCGAAATCCCGCCACGCTGGAAGTGCCCGCAGCCCGCGCTGAAACCACTCCCACCTCCGCCAAGGTGGACGTCCGTGACAACGAGACGACCCAGGTCCTTTGCGGAAATCAGAACGAAAACCTCAAGCTGATGGAGCGGCGCCTGGGGGTCCGGGTGGGGCAGCGCGGTACGGAGCTGCTCCTGTCGGGGCCCGCGGACGCGGTCGCCTTCGCGGTGCGCCTCGTGGAGAACCTGGAGGGGATGATCCGCGCCGGACGCCCCGTCTACCGCGAGGACGTGGAACAGGCCATCAAGGTCCTGGGCCGCGGCACGGAGTCGTTGCAGGAGGTGATGCTCGGCACCGTCCTCAAGAGCTCCGGCAACCGGCAGATCGCCCCCAAGAGCATCGCGCAGAAGCGCTACGTGGACGCCATCCGCAACCACGACATCGTCTTCGGCGTGGGCCCCGCCGGCACCGGCAAGACGTACCTCGCCATGGCCATGGCGGTCGCCTTCCTCCAGGAGCGCAAGGTCAAGCGCATCATCCTGGCGCGCCCCGCAGTGGAGGCCGGTGAGAAGCTCGGCTTCCTCCCCGGCGACCTGGCGGAGAAGGTGAACCCGTACCTGCGCCCGCTCTACGACGCGCTGCACGACATGATGGCCGTGGAGCGCGCCCAGTCCCTGGTGGAGCAGGGAGTGGTGGAGGTCGCGCCGCTCGCGTTCATGCGCGGCCGCACCCTCAACGACGCCTTCGTCATCCTCGACGAGGCGCAGAACACCACCGTGGAGCAGATGAAGATGTTCCTCACCCGCCTGGGCTACAACAGCAAGGCGGTCATCACCGGCGACGTGACGCAGGTGGACCTGCCCACGGGCAAGCTGTCCGGCCTGAACCACGCGCGCTCCGTGCTGAAGAACATCGACGGCATCCACTTCTCGGAGTTCTCCGACGTGGACGTCGTGCGCCACCCGCTCGTGCAGGAGGTCATCCGCGCCTACGAGCGCTCCGAGGCCTCCCAGAAGGCCGCCCCGGCGGCCCGCGAGGCTGCCTCGGCCTCCGAAGGCGCTGCCCCTGCGGTGGAACGCACGGAGTCCTGA
- a CDS encoding DUF4388 domain-containing protein, whose amino-acid sequence MALKGTLKDFGIGDILQLIGQQQKTGTLHLRNKDQEVRVGFQDGHIIKAESLTRKRKELIGAMLVRAEIITETQLVAALEVQKRTLKRLGDVLVQSHALTAERFQHMAQLQVTETLYRLFTWKAGTYEFIQEPVEPGPEGITPLRAETVLMEGFRMVDEWPVIRKRIHRDDMTFERVKALPPPRANADEGGELGVIGPTERHVYEEIAVGRDLRRMVDLSGLGEFETCKALYNLVKGDYVRAIDPEGRAPVPEDNRLVARVAGPLGRIAVTMAVIAGLAFIASRWVGGSGHEPGASRLGDPAAQRQIAHAQRVRIEAALEVFQLEKGTLPERLDALVDAGLLSPEELRYPWREEYYYRRTDARQFILLPPVR is encoded by the coding sequence ATGGCCCTCAAGGGCACCCTCAAGGATTTTGGAATCGGCGACATCCTGCAGCTGATTGGTCAGCAGCAGAAGACGGGCACGCTCCACCTGCGCAACAAGGACCAGGAGGTGCGCGTCGGCTTCCAGGACGGCCACATCATCAAGGCCGAAAGCCTCACCCGGAAGCGCAAGGAGCTCATCGGCGCCATGCTGGTGCGCGCCGAGATCATCACGGAGACGCAGTTGGTGGCCGCGCTGGAGGTCCAGAAGCGCACCCTCAAGCGGCTGGGTGACGTGCTGGTGCAGAGCCACGCCCTCACCGCGGAACGCTTCCAGCACATGGCCCAGCTCCAGGTGACGGAGACGCTCTACCGCCTCTTCACCTGGAAGGCGGGCACCTACGAGTTCATCCAGGAGCCCGTGGAGCCCGGCCCCGAAGGCATCACCCCGCTGCGCGCGGAGACGGTGCTGATGGAGGGCTTCCGGATGGTGGACGAGTGGCCCGTCATCCGGAAGCGCATCCACCGCGACGACATGACCTTCGAGCGCGTCAAGGCGCTCCCGCCGCCCCGCGCCAACGCCGACGAGGGCGGAGAGCTGGGCGTCATCGGTCCGACGGAGCGCCACGTCTACGAGGAGATCGCCGTGGGGCGCGACCTGCGCCGCATGGTGGACCTCAGCGGCCTGGGCGAGTTCGAGACCTGCAAGGCGCTCTACAACCTGGTCAAGGGCGACTATGTGCGCGCCATCGACCCGGAAGGCCGCGCGCCCGTGCCGGAGGACAACCGCCTCGTCGCGCGGGTGGCCGGCCCCCTGGGGCGCATCGCGGTGACCATGGCGGTCATCGCGGGGCTGGCCTTCATCGCGTCCCGCTGGGTCGGGGGAAGCGGGCACGAGCCCGGCGCCTCCCGGTTGGGGGATCCCGCCGCCCAGCGTCAGATTGCCCACGCGCAGCGCGTCCGCATCGAGGCCGCGCTGGAGGTGTTCCAGTTGGAGAAGGGAACCCTCCCGGAGCGGTTGGATGCTCTGGTGGATGCCGGATTGTTGAGTCCGGAGGAACTGCGCTACCCGTGGCGGGAGGAGTATTATTACCGTCGCACGGACGCCCGGCAGTTCATCCTCCTACCGCCCGTGCGCTAG
- a CDS encoding tetratricopeptide repeat protein, whose protein sequence is MLRSFLGLCCSLVLLVPARAPALMQEPLLRIEEKVIEPEPDPSTFQATEDDPVEDTGSEEADEPEPEPRPDPRRRVIAPPPVKPVAPAAPAEPAPPPVIVPSRPVLTPVMAPKVTDAELLATWEKWKSARSRNDLAAAEAAQKELLTLREEVLASDLEPLSMGFVREAGVRRRAGDLKGALALLDVAVALSPGLPAARFARAEAYVVEDPLNVPRGLGEWKTALVTLLGDARYRRPALTDLGALVLAAWAATAVAVVAVLFLRRIRYALHDFHHLLPRAVTRWQSGLLGLMLLSLPAVLGVGLVPVLLLLFASVALYVGRAERWVAAVLLMGLGVMPLAAGTLTRFTVFAGTPAEDVYLLERGGLSAGGAAARVRARAEVRTARFQELGALAWYETRRGLLEEARADFKAASALKSGDARMLTRFGNALMGLGDVDGAVLLYTQASKADPSMADPHYNLGQVYRRRARLLPDDQLGKELDRSTSAIAQAQTLDNSLLRRDPPPEDRPLLNLLLLAPTVPERDWMELADGTQEGARVEGQVGRWLSPILPAGPVGWGLTAALAALVAVFGEASWRMKASRGCERCGNAVCLRCDKDLSVGSAMCGQCVHVYARKSQVPKEFRSRKQGEVDRHQAWTKRVTYALGSLVSGAGHVGTGLPVRGALYAFLFSFAVAALVLHRGLVRTPYGDAPLYLKLVPAGTVLFFVYLLTLRGLRRHQRGEA, encoded by the coding sequence ATGCTCCGCTCGTTCCTCGGCCTGTGTTGCAGCCTCGTGCTGCTTGTCCCCGCTCGCGCCCCTGCGTTGATGCAGGAGCCGCTCCTGCGCATCGAGGAGAAGGTCATCGAGCCGGAGCCGGATCCCAGCACCTTCCAGGCCACGGAAGATGATCCGGTGGAGGACACCGGCTCCGAGGAGGCCGACGAGCCGGAGCCCGAGCCCCGCCCCGACCCCCGGCGCCGCGTCATCGCCCCGCCGCCCGTGAAGCCCGTCGCTCCCGCTGCCCCCGCCGAACCCGCGCCCCCGCCCGTCATCGTCCCGTCCCGTCCCGTGCTCACCCCGGTGATGGCGCCGAAGGTGACGGACGCGGAGCTGCTGGCCACCTGGGAGAAGTGGAAGTCGGCCCGTTCCCGCAATGATCTCGCCGCGGCGGAGGCCGCCCAGAAGGAACTGCTCACGCTGCGCGAGGAGGTGCTCGCCTCCGACCTGGAACCCCTGAGCATGGGCTTCGTGCGCGAAGCCGGGGTCCGCCGCCGCGCCGGGGACCTGAAGGGCGCGCTCGCGCTCCTGGATGTGGCCGTGGCCCTGTCGCCCGGGCTGCCCGCCGCGCGCTTCGCCCGGGCGGAGGCGTACGTGGTGGAGGATCCGCTGAACGTGCCGCGCGGGCTGGGCGAGTGGAAGACCGCCCTCGTGACCCTGCTCGGAGATGCCCGCTACCGCCGGCCCGCGCTCACGGACCTGGGCGCGCTGGTGCTCGCGGCGTGGGCGGCCACGGCGGTGGCGGTGGTCGCGGTGCTGTTCCTGCGGCGGATCCGCTACGCGCTGCATGACTTCCACCACCTGCTCCCCCGGGCGGTGACGCGCTGGCAGTCCGGACTCCTGGGCCTGATGCTCCTGTCGCTGCCCGCGGTGCTGGGCGTGGGGCTGGTGCCGGTGCTGCTCCTGCTCTTCGCCTCGGTCGCGCTGTACGTGGGCCGCGCCGAGCGCTGGGTGGCCGCGGTGCTGCTCATGGGCCTGGGCGTGATGCCGCTGGCCGCGGGGACGCTGACGCGCTTCACCGTCTTCGCCGGCACGCCCGCGGAGGACGTCTATCTGCTGGAGCGAGGGGGCCTGTCCGCAGGGGGCGCGGCGGCCCGCGTGCGTGCCCGCGCGGAGGTTCGCACCGCCCGCTTCCAGGAGCTGGGCGCGCTCGCCTGGTACGAAACGCGACGGGGCCTGCTGGAGGAGGCGCGGGCGGACTTCAAGGCCGCCTCCGCCCTCAAGTCAGGCGACGCGCGGATGCTCACGCGCTTCGGCAACGCGCTCATGGGCCTGGGCGACGTGGACGGCGCGGTGCTCCTCTACACGCAGGCGTCCAAGGCGGATCCGTCCATGGCGGATCCGCACTACAACCTGGGGCAGGTGTACCGGCGCCGGGCCCGGCTCCTGCCGGATGATCAGCTGGGCAAGGAGCTGGACCGCTCCACCTCCGCCATCGCCCAGGCGCAGACCCTGGACAACTCGCTCCTGCGCCGGGATCCGCCCCCGGAGGACCGCCCCCTGCTCAACCTCCTGCTGCTGGCCCCGACGGTGCCGGAGCGCGACTGGATGGAGCTGGCGGACGGCACCCAGGAGGGCGCCCGCGTGGAGGGCCAGGTGGGCCGGTGGCTGTCGCCCATCCTGCCTGCGGGCCCGGTGGGCTGGGGGCTGACCGCGGCGCTCGCGGCCCTGGTCGCCGTCTTCGGAGAGGCCTCCTGGCGCATGAAGGCGTCGCGCGGCTGCGAGCGGTGCGGAAACGCCGTCTGCCTCCGCTGCGACAAGGACCTGTCCGTGGGCAGCGCGATGTGCGGCCAGTGCGTCCACGTCTACGCGCGCAAGAGCCAGGTGCCCAAGGAGTTCCGCTCGCGCAAGCAGGGCGAGGTGGACCGCCACCAGGCCTGGACGAAGCGGGTGACGTACGCGCTGGGCAGCCTGGTGTCCGGCGCGGGCCACGTGGGCACGGGCCTTCCTGTGCGGGGCGCCCTCTATGCCTTCCTGTTCAGCTTCGCGGTGGCCGCGCTGGTGCTCCACCGGGGGCTCGTCCGCACGCCGTACGGGGATGCTCCGCTGTACCTCAAGCTCGTGCCCGCGGGCACGGTCCTCTTCTTCGTCTACCTGCTGACCCTGCGCGGCCTGCGCCGCCACCAGCGGGGGGAGGCCTGA
- the mazG gene encoding nucleoside triphosphate pyrophosphohydrolase: MAAPGSELERLVEIMRLLRAEGGCPWDREQDLRSLRPYLTEEAFEVLDEMDRVSDGGPWRPLCEELGDLLFQIVFHAQLAAELGEFTMADVCAAISDKITSRHPHVFGDQQVKVNGAEQVLANWAQMKAEERKKKTGRAGSVLDGVPTAAPSLLRAERLTEKASRIGFDWPDLAGVRGKLDEELRELDEAIASGGRDAIEHELGDVLFSLANLARFVKTPAEDALRMASRRFVTRFQYIEAKLHEENVPFGGATLEHMERHWQAAKAVEKALPPPSHPPRASVATLRLAVPDVAAQKAFWDEVASWLGWTPTRTTDGTAAYTGAGLGLVFMPGVQGQAASAVALTLEAPSFGGVARLLELFRAHHPGRLVPCANTEAGFQFVDPAGLRWEYAAPPA; this comes from the coding sequence ATGGCGGCGCCTGGAAGCGAGCTGGAACGACTGGTGGAGATCATGCGGCTTCTTCGGGCCGAAGGCGGCTGCCCGTGGGACCGCGAACAGGACCTGCGCTCGCTGCGCCCCTACCTGACCGAGGAGGCGTTCGAGGTCCTGGATGAAATGGACCGCGTCTCCGACGGCGGCCCGTGGCGCCCGCTGTGTGAAGAACTGGGGGATCTGCTCTTCCAGATTGTATTCCACGCGCAGCTGGCGGCGGAGCTGGGCGAGTTCACCATGGCGGACGTCTGCGCGGCGATCAGCGACAAGATCACCAGCCGGCACCCGCACGTGTTCGGGGATCAGCAGGTGAAGGTGAACGGCGCCGAGCAGGTGCTGGCCAACTGGGCGCAGATGAAGGCGGAGGAGCGCAAGAAGAAGACCGGGCGCGCGGGCTCCGTGCTGGACGGCGTGCCCACCGCGGCCCCGTCCCTGCTGCGCGCGGAGCGCCTGACGGAGAAGGCCAGCCGCATCGGCTTCGACTGGCCGGACCTGGCCGGGGTGCGCGGCAAGCTGGACGAGGAGCTGCGCGAGCTGGACGAGGCCATCGCGTCAGGCGGCCGGGACGCCATCGAGCACGAGCTGGGGGACGTCCTGTTCTCGCTCGCGAACCTCGCGCGCTTCGTGAAGACGCCCGCGGAGGACGCGCTGCGCATGGCCTCGCGCCGCTTCGTCACGCGCTTCCAGTACATCGAGGCGAAGCTGCACGAGGAGAACGTCCCCTTCGGAGGCGCCACGCTCGAGCACATGGAGCGGCACTGGCAGGCCGCGAAGGCCGTGGAGAAGGCGCTGCCCCCGCCCAGCCACCCGCCGCGCGCCTCCGTGGCCACCCTGCGACTGGCGGTGCCGGACGTGGCGGCCCAGAAGGCCTTCTGGGATGAGGTGGCCTCCTGGCTGGGCTGGACGCCCACCCGGACGACGGATGGCACGGCGGCCTACACGGGCGCGGGCCTGGGGCTCGTCTTCATGCCGGGTGTCCAGGGACAGGCGGCGTCCGCGGTAGCCCTCACCCTGGAGGCCCCCTCCTTCGGGGGGGTCGCCCGGCTCCTGGAGCTGTTCCGGGCCCACCATCCGGGACGGTTGGTGCCGTGCGCCAACACCGAGGCGGGCTTCCAGTTCGTGGATCCCGCCGGGTTGCGGTGGGAATACGCCGCCCCTCCGGCATGA
- the rpsT gene encoding 30S ribosomal protein S20, whose translation MANTKSAEKRYRQSLKRRARNVNVRTSVKDAVKSAREAIASKDGSKLTDSLKAASKSLNKAASKGVLHKRTAARRISRLAKAAAKKKA comes from the coding sequence TTGGCGAACACCAAGTCTGCAGAGAAGCGTTACCGCCAGTCCCTGAAGCGCCGCGCCCGGAACGTGAACGTCCGGACGTCCGTGAAGGACGCCGTCAAGTCCGCCCGCGAGGCCATTGCCTCCAAGGACGGTTCGAAGTTGACGGACTCGCTGAAGGCGGCTTCCAAGTCCCTCAACAAGGCGGCCAGCAAGGGCGTCCTGCACAAGCGCACCGCCGCGCGCCGCATCTCCCGGCTGGCCAAGGCCGCCGCGAAGAAGAAGGCCTAG
- the lptE gene encoding LPS assembly lipoprotein LptE, with the protein MRPSRSAVQVGAVKAFRWGVVAVAMLGAGCGYRFSPWGSALPEGTGQVCAPIFANETPEPALENLFTRYLRQQLIQAGRLASAPNCTSTIEGAVLNVWASPTIIGNNYRVSTTVRLRLVKEGQLLGETVVSGTEDYLQGRGNVLEAEANRQAALARLAELLMRDGYDRLASTW; encoded by the coding sequence ATGCGGCCCTCGAGGAGCGCGGTTCAGGTGGGTGCGGTGAAGGCGTTCCGGTGGGGCGTGGTGGCCGTGGCGATGCTGGGAGCCGGGTGCGGCTACCGCTTCAGCCCGTGGGGCTCCGCGCTGCCAGAGGGCACGGGCCAGGTGTGCGCGCCCATCTTCGCCAACGAGACGCCGGAGCCCGCGCTGGAGAACCTCTTCACGCGCTATCTGCGGCAGCAGCTCATCCAAGCGGGCCGCCTGGCCAGCGCTCCGAACTGCACGTCCACGATTGAGGGGGCGGTGCTCAACGTCTGGGCCTCCCCGACCATCATCGGCAACAACTACCGCGTCTCCACCACGGTGCGGCTGCGCCTCGTCAAGGAGGGGCAGCTGCTCGGGGAGACGGTGGTGTCAGGGACCGAGGACTACCTCCAGGGACGCGGAAACGTCCTGGAAGCCGAGGCCAACCGTCAGGCCGCGCTGGCGCGTCTGGCGGAGCTGCTCATGCGCGACGGGTACGATCGGCTGGCCAGCACCTGGTGA